The Neospora caninum Liverpool complete genome, chromosome IV genome segment TATATATCCACGCATGTACACACCTATATGCGCAAATGTGCGCGTGAATACGCCACTCTATATCTATCCCCGTGGCTGCAACTTCACCTACGCGTGTCAGGGGAGTGTTTTGAGATCACAAGAGAGATCGTTCTGAACATGTTGCAGGGTCGGGGCGACGGGGCCCAACGTGCGCGGTTCTGCCATATTCTCGAAAGTTTGGATTTGCATGCTGGAAGTTTCTCTCATCGcacgcgcctgtctcccagGAGACACATCGGCTCTGGCTAGACGCCAAGCGGCCTAGAAGTTCACGTCTTCACGCAGATGTACCTCTaaaggaagaaaccgagcCGATACCGCCGCCCCCCGCATGGATACGCTTCACAAAATCTGTATACTATACAGAGcaatctatatatatatcgggTGTTTTGTAGCGAGACGGGCGACAGACACAGTTCGTTTCGGAGACGTTAAAAAGGTCTAGGCTTGGGGGCTGTACTCGAATGGCATGAGGTAGCGGTCGTAAGGAATCCAGTGGAGCTCTTCGGCTTTCACGGTTCGCGAAGGGCGTCCGGCTGCTTCCTTGAGAGATTTGATTTTTTGCTGtggaaggacgaggaaaaagcagTCACCTTTGCTCTTCAACACGCCGTGGTGCTCCAGACATGCCAAGATATCTGCCTGCTCGATGCATGTGAGCCGAGAGAGGTCCTGGCGGTGAAACAGACAACGGAGGCGCACACCCGTTCAAAACGACGCAAGCGCAAAAAGTGGAAaaccaaagagagaaacgaagtaGAACGCCACGAAgcctggagaaaaagaagacagaccCTACGCGCACTATCGAGGGGAAGGGACCAGGAGGCAGTACACACCGCCTGGCAGGTCGCTCTCTCCGTAGAGTGCGCACAACTCACTTTCGCGTCTACCGGTATCAGTCTATCTTTTTCCATCCATGTCTACCTAAAaatctctgtctctccataTACATATTGATCGACGTGCCTATCACTTCACTTCTTGTCCGGTCCCCtagtctctctgtgtctctgagGACGAGCTTGGCATCTATCTTGTTTGGCGAAGAACAAGGCGTCGGACCCAACTGGCCTTCCCGATTGCCTGCGCACCTGGACAGATATTCGACCCTTGTGTCTCTCGACAAGCGCCAGGATCGCTTCGGTCCAAAAGGCGATGTAAGAGGCCTTCCCCAAgtcagagagaggccgctcAGGCGTGCCCGCTTTTCGCTCCGCCCGCGACAGGGCGTACGAAAAATTGATCAGAAATTTGCCGTAGCCCTTGCGTTGATGCTGCACAGACAGAcgcaggaaaaaggaaccCATTCCCCCACAGAAAATGCTTCACACCACCGACGCtcatgtgcatatataccTGCAGCCTAAACATCAAACCCATCCACATACACATGCCGGcccacatgtatatatatatatatatatatatgtatatgtttatacAGAGACAAAGATACATAAAAATATGCCGTGTCGCGAATCTCTCTGTTGGAGATTTCTGTTGAGTGGCAGTGGCCAGATCGTGGCTTGGGAAGCGTACTTGAGGCAGCGTGAGAATGCAGGAGACATTGTTTTTCGAGTATTTTTCCTTGGAGAAGTAGCCGGTGATATGATATCCCTTCTCGTCGATCTCCGTCATCACgtaaaagagaaagaggctcACAGGATGCCTGCAGAGCATACCCCAGAGAGAGCTCAACAGGCGTaagcgagaaaagcaaggcgagagaccgGCAATTCAGCGGCGACAAGGCGGCGCAGCCCCAGAATGACTCGGAAACCCCacaccgaggagacacacaccggAAAGGAGACCCAGCAGGAAGGACACACATCGCAGGGGGAGACACCGAGGACTCGCCCAAACCCGAAACACGCGTTCGGACCCGCAGCACACGGCGAAGACCGGAAGGCGCGTGGTTCCCTGAATGATGAAACGTAGCTGTTCGAAAAAAGGAATCTGTATGCTTTGGCGTCCGAGCAAAGCGAAGTAGCGAAAACGCATCGTAACAGTTCAGCATACGCAGAGGAAATCGCGAAACGGGGCGTACCGCAGCGTTTTATGGTCAAGGAAGAGcttggagagaaagcagaggtTCTCGCAGTACACCCGGCAGTGGTTGCCGTCGACTTCAAACATGGCGATGTCGTTGTCTctgagaagacacagagggaagacgcaTGGCTGTCAGGAGATTCCCCGAGATTTGTCAAAAAACGCAGGACCATGCGTCCCCAGAGAGCATCCGTGAAAAGCAAAGCGGGGCCGACggacagcgcatgcagaggcctGACGCCCGcggagcaaagagagaaccccagaaaaagacagaagactTGCCTGTAAATTTCGTTTCCGGGAGGATGTCGGCACTCGCACAGCCCCATGTGGCGTCGGagctctgtttcttctctgaggagagaaaagaaaaaaacagagagaagctgaCCCGCGCACGGCGCCACGCAAAATACCGGCTAAGCAGGtagacaggagaggcgaaactaCAAGTGACGCGTATACGTGCGCTTCTTACCTGAAGAAGGTGAGGCAAAACTCGCAAATATGGAGAGTGTGAACATTTTGAAAAAGCTTTGGATACGGCGAGAAGTACCAGGTGTCGACGCTGTACCGGCCCATGCGAATTTTGTTGATGCTCTTGACctttgtcgcttcttcgtgtTCCCGCAGGTACTCCTCGTCCATCCCTGAGAACACGCACGCAGCACTGGGGCGTCTCAGCCTGTGAAACTATAGGCACCGCTCTCTCATTTTTTTCCTCACCATGTCTGACGCGATACGCCTCCCACTCCGAGATACGTTTCTACCTCTCTACACACCAAAAAGGAGACCGTAGAACGCACCTACAGGAACATCTACATGTACCGACACATCCTTACacagctctctctctctctctatatatatatatatatatattggaGCAAGACACGAACAAGAAACAGAGCATCTCAGGGGAGAGCCCGAGAAGGCTGTCGGCGTGCGGGAAGGGAAGTTGGTtctgcgtctgtttctgtttctcacCTGCATGTTCGTCGTCGCTCGAATCGGGGACTTCTTTGACGCAGGGCTCATTCGGTGGCAAATCGGATTCGTTTTCGCGGATTTCTTCCCAAGCCTTCCACTGATCTAAGCTGGAGACAGACGCCCGACAGAAGCGCGAAACGGCGCGAGCAGTCCCTGGGATGTCTAACGCCTTGATGCATCGAGTTGTAATGTTGCAAAACTATTTCTGACCATCCTTCGCTGTACTAGGCTGGCGCCCACCAAAGGTGCATGCATTCCAATACACCTATACATCCATATAAttacatatatttatatataaacGCATAGGAACGTGTAAGCGTGTTTATGCACAATCAGGCATGATCCTAGGGTGTGTCCATACACTTGGAAACGGCCGGAGCGGCGCATTTCGGAGGTAAAAATGTGGGCATAGGAAAGGGGGGGGGCCGCGCcggaggaggaaagaagcgcaaAGTTTgaggggacaggagagacagcccgCAAACAGGGACACGGTCACCGGAGAGCCGAAGCACATTGCGTTCTtcagaaaacggagagaccagagagagggcgagagagagtggagggAAGAGCGCTCTGTGTCGGTGCCTCACCGTCGATCGAATCCGAGGAAATGGACGTAATAGTCGTAGTTATCTGGCGAAGGCTCCAAGCCTGGTCGGGCCTCCGAACTCGACGAAGAGCTGGAAGAGGAGGCTTCTCCTGGGCGAGCGGACCGCAGCCTGGAAGCAGAgaccgcgcgagagacgcccagaaagtagagcgagagaaaaagaaagaagaagagagagagaacgagaggcgagaaggagcagagaagacagaaaaagagaggagagaaggggctGAGAAGCTGCGGGAGACGGATcgaaagcggaagaaaggagtAATCCGCAACGCAAGGACGCAAGATACGGGTACTGATAGTGGCTACTTGAGTCGGGGTCTGGGTACAGAAACTTGTgaaaggaaacagcggagcagaagaaacgaggacgagagacagagactctCGACAAGATggaaaggaacagagagagacagcccaAAGACAGGGGGGTTTtaaggggagacgaaggagatgGGAGTCGCCGCGGACGCGGCAGGTCTGATTTTCTTTTCGTTacggggaagaggaaggaataTCTCGCTCGGCACCTTGATTTTTTTACCTTGCATGCACAATTGAGCAGAGACGCCAAACGCCTGCCAACGAATCCCGCGCCCAAATGACTTGCTTCACCGGCAGAGCGTTCGGGAActgcgagagacacagacaggcgAGCCACAAAACGAGGGTGGGGAAGtcaacgagaagaagacggaaggaaagaacggagggagaggcagccgaacccgacacgagagagaaagacagaaagatagaaagagagagaaagagagaggaagagagagaaagagagatgcacagaggaagagcaacAGAAAGCATGACAAAAAACGCAGGATGGCCTTAGAAGGCGGatggaggcgaagacaggagacaaagacgaaggGTCGCGCAAACCGGAAGACGGCGCCCCTGGGGTTTCCCATCTTCGTTTTGCTTTTGTGAGAAACCAAATAGCaggggtgggggggggggatgaGCGGCAAGGCAAGCCGAAGAGACGCGTGCACCCGCGGAAAGAAGGCTGAATGACCGGGGAGGCTCACCGAGACAACGTAGGAGTCGTTCATCCTGGCAGTGCTGATGGTTTTcccgccttttttccccttgcagaggcccgcgccgcctcccttTATTGCGCCCTTGCCAGGCATAGAAACGGCGCCACCCTTTGAGATGGGCGGATGGGGCAGAGGCAGCGTTGAGCGGCTCTCGTGTGgggcgctggagacgcgcccCGCCGCGGACGCAGCTCCAGCGCTCAGCCGCGGAgccgaagaggcagagacacgtTTCATagtcgaaaaagagaggacgaaacgagggagacaaccagggggaaaagggccgagagaagaggagaacggaagcaagacagaagggagaggaaggagagaggacagcaggagacacagaggacggcaggaaaagggaaagcagggagagagggagagagggagacaggagcggttgaggagacaggagagaatgGTGACATACACGGTTAAATGGTGGGTTGAGGAGGGACTCCAGATGAGgaggagggagggaaagctggcggcgaaagagaggaaggagaaacggagacagggagaaactCCGGAGGTTCTTTgagacgcgaaaagagaacgaggagcgcgagagacaagcaggcgagagaagagaagagacagcagacgatGGGGCAGGACATACAGCGGGCTAAGGAGAGGGGACGAGctccgaagaagaagacgcggagacgatgcgagacaaaaaggacAAAACCGTTACCCATCGatgaggaagggaaaagaaaagaagccgaagagaaagacagtcCTCGAGGACgcggggagaaaagagaccaGACCGAGGGAGATGAAAACCGCTCAGAGGCTATCCAGCGAGAATGCCAAGAAGAGGACAACACGACAAAAAGCTGTagaaggggaaaggcgaggaggggtacgcgggagacgaagacgcggagatgccagagaaaacgaagcaaggagacaacagaaaaggcagggCGGCAAGAGAATACCaaatggagacagagaggagaacggcaAGAACGACGCGAAAACAGAACAAGACAAAGGGAtgacgaaacagaggaagatgaagaagaggaagaggctgcAAACGAAGGACGagctcgagagagacaaactcTAACGAGCGGCGAAAGAATGAGGCTagaccgagagaagccgaacagGCGCGAAGAGGTGAACCAGGAGCAACCCGAACAGGCGACTTCCCAGACTCCCGGCGCCCAGAAGGCTTCGAGTCTCTTTTACCTCTTcgtccctgttctctcctcgcttcctgtccctcgtctctcagtgtgtctctcccgaGATCTCATCTCTCCCTtgcttcctgctctcctctctccgcatctctttcttcttcctcttctctctcagcttctgtccctctcttgttctgaatcttcctctgttctcgcccGCCGTCTGAGCATGCGGCGCCCGTCTCTGCGCTCTGGGCGGGAGCTCTGACGGTCGCAACGGAGGCTCTTTCCGGACAGGGTGCCGCCCTCTAGATAGGAtagagaagcgaaaagatCCACCTTGTCACCacgacgaaaagaaacaagaaaCCCCGCGGTTTCGCCGTCTTTATATCGCAAAAACcgaacgcgtttcctccgccCCGACAGCACCGGCGGGTGCACGCAGAgtcgcgaggccgccgcgcgGCAGAAGACAGTCGAAATCAGCTGTCAAATTCGGCAATTctgcgaggaaaaggacgaggagaaagagacagacgaaggaAATTTTATTCTCTTTAGAGGGCGTGCAAAACgcccgttttccttttcgttcgagagcgcatgcacgctgcAGCCGACGCaccccgccgtcttcgcctgccgCAATAACACCGATGAAAGGCACATACCGGACGGAGAGACattgctcgtctctctcgcccactttttctctctcttttcactttccg includes the following:
- a CDS encoding moz/SAS family protein, related, giving the protein MKRVSASSAPRLSAGAASAAGRVSSAPHESRSTLPLPHPPISKGGAVSMPGKGAIKGGGAGLCKGKKGGKTISTARMNDSYVVSFPNALPVKQVIWARDSLAGVWRLCSIVHARLRSARPGEASSSSSSSSSEARPGLEPSPDNYDYYVHFLGFDRRLDQWKAWEEIRENESDLPPNEPCVKEVPDSSDDEHAGMDEEYLREHEEATKVKSINKIRMGRYSVDTWYFSPYPKLFQNVHTLHICEFCLTFFRDNDIAMFEVDGNHCRVYCENLCFLSKLFLDHKTLRHPVSLFLFYVMTEIDEKGYHITGYFSKEKYSKNNVSCILTLPQHQRKGYGKFLINFSYALSRAERKAGTPERPLSDLGKASYIAFWTEAILALVERHKGRISVQDLSRLTCIEQADILACLEHHGVLKSKGDCFFLVLPQQKIKSLKEAAGRPSRTVKAEELHWIPYDRYLMPFEYSPQA